One part of the Amphiura filiformis chromosome 5, Afil_fr2py, whole genome shotgun sequence genome encodes these proteins:
- the LOC140153769 gene encoding LOW QUALITY PROTEIN: protein FAM98A-like (The sequence of the model RefSeq protein was modified relative to this genomic sequence to represent the inferred CDS: inserted 1 base in 1 codon; deleted 1 base in 1 codon), producing the protein MAKSSLQQSDVLDSLEDLRYDGPLLQDDKFAQALEGGPTSPDFTGLVSWLAKQLAVFCELDVKITPTTSADEAEMFELELSGLLTELQCPYKTLTQGDMTIRFGDKTNRLHLLDFLTSELEAAKMVASKPKATDGSGDKSGWYASSTYLKSICIGLKLAKPPPNVTEVQLFNKLESQVRTVMTEKPGAFKKPMFDKPLSELQWAKLEKINERLXKQYALRRQMLLKRLDVTVQSFKWSDRLKGKSDDMAAAYQPIRRTLGAESNVSIASLLAAREDLALLKKTSSGSVRKHTQCAINKVMMGRVPDRGGRPQEATPPPPEMPSFKQRTEGSRGGGRGGRGGGGRGGGGGRVQGGWSGGGGGRGGGSFQGQQQGYQGQQQGGYGGYQGQQQGGGGQGWYQNTQQGGGGGVAIIKGEDTKRVVEAMEEEEGEGGVVEGEEGEGGTEEDEVDKDIDECNTPLFVEWKPRLCILWYVTFFNG; encoded by the exons ATGGCCAAGTCTAGTCTTCAACAGAGTGATGTACTTGATAGCCTTGAAGACCTCAG GTATGATGGGCCATTGCTTCAAGATGACAAGTTTGCTCAAGCGTTAGAGGGTGGACCAACTTCCCCAGATTTTACAGGTCTAGTGTCATGGCTAGCCAAACAGTTAGCTGTGTTTTGTGAACTGGATGTCAAAATCACACCAACTACAT CTGCTGATGAAGCCGAGATGTTTGAGCTGGAGTTGAGTGGTTTGCTGACAGAACTGCAATGTCCGTACAAGACATTAACACAAGGTGATATGACCATCAGATTTGGTGACAAAACCAATAGGCTGCATTTACTAG atTTCCTAACAAGTGAGCTGGAAGCTGCAAAGATGGTAGCTAGTAAACCCAAAGCCACAGATGGATCTGGGGACAAG AGTGGTTGGTACGCATCAAGCACATATTTGAAGTCCATCTGTATTGGTTTAAAACTAGCCAAACCACCACCAAATGTCACAGAGGTACAACTGTTTAATAAACTTGAATCGCAAGTAAGAACTGTGATGACTGAAAAGCCGGGGGCATTCAAGAAGCCCATGTTTGACAAACCTCTTTCAGAGCTACAGTGG GCTAAACTGGAAAAGATCAATGAGAGGC AAAAGCAGTATGCACTACGACGCCAGATGTTGTTAAAACGGTTGGATGTGACAGTACAGTCGTTTAAATGGTCTGATAGATTAAAG GGCAAGTCTGATGATATGGCAGCAGCATACCAACCAATAAGAAGAACGCTGGGTGCAGAAAGTAATGTGTCTATA GCGTCGTTATTAGCTGCTAGGGAGG ATTTAGCTTTATTAAAGAAGACCAGTTCAGGATCAGTACGGAAACATACACAATGTGCTATCAACAAAGTCATGATGGGAAGG GTGCCAGATAGGGGAGGACGTCCACAAGAAGCAACTCCACCACCTCCAGAGATGCCGTCGTTTAAACAAAGAACAGAAGGTTCAAGAGGAGGCGGAAGAGGAGGTAGAGGAGGAGGCGGCAGAGGAGGAGGAG GTGGTCGTGTTCAAGGAG GTTGGTCAGGTGGTGGTGGAGGAAGGGGTGGTGGTAGTTTCCAGGGTCAGCAGCAAGGTTACCAGGGTCAACAGCAAGGAGGATATGGAGGTTATCAAGGTCAACAGCAAGGTGGAGGAGGTCAAGGCTGGTATCAAAATACACAACAAGGTGGAGGAGGAGGGGTGGCAATTATCAAGGGGGAGGATACCAAGCGAGTGGTGGAGGctatggaggaggaggagggggagggaggggtgGTGGAAGGGGAGGAGGGAGAGGGCGGGACAGAAGAGGACGAGGTGGAcaaagatattgatgaatgtaatACTCCATTGTTTGTTGAATGGAAGCCCAGGTTATGTATTCTGTGGTATGTGACATTTTTCAATGGATGA